The Kribbella shirazensis genomic interval AGTTGCCGGGATGCGGATCGGCGTGGAACACACCGTCGATCGTCACCTGGCCGAGCAGGCAGTCGAACAGCGCCCGGCCGAGGCGGACCGGGTCGAGGCCGCGGTCGGCGATCGCCTGCGGGGCGTTGCCGAGGCCGATCCCGTCCAGGCGCTGCATGGTCAGGACCCGGCGGGTGGAGCGCTCCGGGTACAACCGCGGTACGACGAGGTCATTGCTGGTGGCAACGGACTGGCCGGCGGCGACGGTGGTCATGTTGCCGGCCTCGACGGTGAAGTCGAGTTCCTCGCGCATCGCGTCGGCGAAACCGTCGGCGAGCGCGCGGACTCCCATCGCGCGGCCCCAGTCGGTGTTGCGGTCGAGCAGCCGCGCGAGACGGCGAACGATGTCGAGGTCGCGGTCGACGACGGTGGCGATCCCGGGCCGCTGCACCTTCACCACCACGTCGATCCCGTCCGGCTCCGCCAGCCGGGCGGTGTAGACCTGCGCGACGGAGGCGGCGGCGAGCGGCTCGGTGTCGAAGGCGGCGTACACCTGGTGCGGCGGGGCGCCGAGCTCCTTGGTGAGCACCTGCTCGATCTGCGGCCACGGGGCGGGGGAGACCTGGTCCTGGAGGCGGCTGAGCTCGGTGGCGACCGAGGCCGGGATGACGTCGCTGCGGGTGGACAGCACCTGGCCGAGTTTGACGAACGTGACGCCGGCCTCGTCGAGCGCGAGCCGCAGCGAGCGGGCGAGCTCGGCCTGGCCGGCGGCGTTCTCCCGGCCGGGGCGGCGACGGCCGCGCAGGTACGGGCCGAGACCGTGCTTGATCGCGATCCGGAGGATCTGCAGGTACCGGCGGGTGCGGGCGATCCGGCCGCTCAGGTCGCGGCGCAGATCGCGGGCCCGCGGCAACGATCCGGTCGGGACCAGGGCCTCGGACAGCACCAGGAACACCAGCCCGGCCAGCATCGAGCAGAGCGCGATCAGCACCATGTACGCGATCGCGGCGCCCCGCGACCCGGTCCACGGCGGCGGACCGATCATCGCGCTCGCCAGCGGGCCGGACACCCAGAGCGTGAACAGCGCCCCGGCCGCGAGCCGGCCGAGCCCGAACCGCACCCCGAGCAGCCGCTGCGAGGTCGGCACGAAGATCACCATGAAGACGGCCAGGTTCACCAGCCCGAGCACAACGACGTCCATACCCGGAACCCTAGGCGCCGGCGCCCCCCGGCCAACTCACCCACGCGAGTGACCCACCCCCCAAACCGCCCGGCGCCGCCGCTTTGCCTGGCCGGCCCACCAAGTTGGGGGTTCTGCACCCTGAGTACGGGTGCAGAACCCACGATTTCGCTGGTCAGCCAGGCAAATTCGGGGGCTGCCGGGGAGATGGTGGTCAGGCCGGGCGGCGGCGGATCTTGTTGCCGAGCCAAACCAGCGGGTCGTACTTGCGGTCGACGACGCGTTCCTTCATCGGGATCAGCGCGTTGTCGGTGATCTTGATGTGCTCGGGGCACACCTCGGTGCAGCACTTGGTGATGTTGCAGAACCCCAGACCGTGCTGGTCCTGCGCCTCGTGCTGCCGGTCGGCGGCGTCGAGCGGATGCATGTCGAGCTCGGCGACCCGCATCAGGAACCGCGGACCGGAGAACGCCTCCTTGTTCTCCTCGTGGTCACGGATCACATGGCAGGTGTCCTGGCACAGGAAGCACTCGATGCACTTGCGGAACTCCTGCGACCGCTCGACATCGATCTGCTGCATCCGGTACTCACCCGGCTTGAGGTCCGCCGGCGGCTTGAAGGCGGGCACCTCGCGCGCCTTCTGGTAGTTGTACGACACGTCCGTGACCAGGTCGCGGATCACCGGGAAGGTGCGCATCGGCGTGACCGTGACGACCTCGTCCTCGGCGAACGTGTTCATCCGGCACATGCACATCAGCTTCGGCATACCGTTGATCTCGGCGCTGCAGGAGCCGCACTTGCCGGCCTTGCAGTTCCACCGCACGGCCATGTCCGGCGTCTGGGTGGCCTGCAGCCGGTGGATGACGTCGAGGACGACCTCGCCCTCGTTCACCTCGACCTCGTAGTCCTTCAGCTCCCCGCCCTCGGCGTCGCCCCGCCAGACGCGGAATTTGCCTGTGTAGCTCACGCGGGCAGCTCCTCTTCCGTCAGGTACTTCTTCAGCTCGTCGACCTCGAACAGCTCCAGCAGGTCCTCGCGCATCGGGATCTGCTCATCCTCGGTGACGTTCACCGAACCGTCGGCGTCCAGGGCGCAGACCAGGAGCTTCTTGCGCCAGTCGGCCGACATCGCCGGGTAGTCGTCGCGGGTGTGACCGCCGCGCGACTCCTGCCGCTGCAGCGCGGCCTTCGCCACGCACTCGGACACGGTCAGCATGTTGCGCAGGTCGAGCGCCAGGTGCCAGCCGGGGTTGAACTGCCGGTGACCCTCCACCGTCATCTTCGCGATCCGGCTGCGGAACTCGGACAACCGCCCGAGCGCCTGCTCCATCTCCTCTTCCTTGCGGATGATGCCGACCAGGTCGTTCATCGCCTGCTGCAGCTCCTGGTGGATGGTGTACGGGTTCTCACCACCCTCGAGCTCGAACGGCGCCAGCGCGTCCGTCGCGGCCGCGTCGACGTCGGCCTCGTCGATCTTCGGCCGGTCCTTCAGGGAGTCGACGTACGTCGCCGCGCCCATGCCGGCGCGCCGCCCGAAGACCAGCAGGTCGGACAGCGAGTTGCCGCCGAGCCGGTTCGAGCCGTGCATGCCGCCGGCGACCTCACCAGCCGCGAACAGACCGGGCACTCGCGACTGCGCGGTGTCCGGGTCGACCTCGACGCCGCCCATCACGTAGTGGCAGGTCGGACCGACCTCCATCGGCTCCGCGGTGATGTCGACGTCCGCCAGCTCCTTGAACTGGTGGTGCATCGACGGCAGCCGCCGGGTGATCTCCTCGGCCGGGAGCCGCGACGACACGTCCAGGAACACGCCGCCGTGCGGCGTACCGCGACCGGCCTTCACCTCGGAGTTGATCGCCCGGGCGACCTCGTCGCGCGGCAGCAGCTCCGGTGGGCGCCGGTTGTTGTCCGGGTCCTTGTACCAGCGGTCCGCCTCGTCCTCGGTCTCGGCGTACTGCGCCCGGAACACGTCCGGCACGTACTCGAACATGAACCGCTTGCCCTCGGAGTTCTTCAGCACGCCACCGTCACCGCGGACCGACTCGGTGACCAGGATGCCCTTCACCGACGGCGGCCAGACCATGCCGGTCGGGTGGAACTGGATGAACTCCATGTTGATCAGCGTCGCGCCGGCCCGCATCGCCAGCGCGTGCCCGTCACCGGTGTACTCCCAGGAGTTCGAGGTGACCTTGAAGGACTTGCCGACGCCGCCGGTCGCGAGTACGACGGCCGGCGCCTCGAAGAGCACGAACCGGCCGGACTCCCGCCAGTACCCGAAGGCGCCGGAGATCGCGTCTCCGTCCTTCAGCAACTCGGTGACAGTGCACTCGGCGTACACCTTGAGGTTGGCCTCGTAGTCGCCGGTGGCCTCGAAGTCCTCCTGCTGCAGCGAGACGATCTTCTGCTGCAGCGTGCGGATCAGCTCCAGGCCGGTGCGGTCGCCGACGTGCGCGAGCCGCGGGTAGGTGTGGCCGCCGAAGTTGCGCTGGCTGATCCGGCCGTCGGGGGTGCGGTCGAACAGGGCGCCGTACGTCTCCAGCTCCCACACCCGGTCCGGGGCCTCCTGCGCGTGCAGTTCGGCCATCCGCCAGTTGTTCAGGAACTTGCCGCCGCGCATCGTGTCGCGGAAGTGGACCTGCCAGTTGTCGTTGGAGTTCGCGTTGCCCATCGCGGCCGCGCAACCGCCCTCGGCCATCACCGTGTGCGCCTTGCCGAACAGCGACTTGCAGATGATGGCGGTGCGCTTGCCCTGCTCGCGGGCCTCGATCGCCGCGCGCAGGCCGGCGCCGCCGGCCCCGATCACGACGACGTCGTAGGAGTGTCGTTCCAGCTCAGTCATGGAAAGTCTTCAGATCCTCAGTTGATGATGCGCAGGTCGGAGAACCACCCGGCGGAGACCGCCATGATGTAGAAGTCGGTCAGGATCACGGTGAACAGCGACGTCATCGCGAAGGTGCCGTGCTTCGGGTTCAGCTTGGACACGAAGGTCCAGTACCGGTAGCGCAGGGGGTGCTTGGAGAAGTTCTTCAGCCGGCCGCCGACGATGTGCCGGCAGGCGTGGCAGGACAGCGTGTACAGCCACAGGAACACCAGGTTGACCCAGATGATCACGGTGCCGAGGCCGATCCCGAACCCGCCGCCGTCGCCGTGGAAGGCCAGGATGCCGTCGTAGATGTTCAGCACACCGAAGACGAGCGCACCGTAGAAGAAGTAGCGGTGCAGGTTCAGCGCGACCAGCGGGAACTTGCGCTCACCGGTGTAGTTCTTGTGCGGCTCGGGCACCGCGCACGCGGCCGGCGCGAAGAACAGCGACCGGTAGCCCGCCTTGCGGTAGTAGTAGCAGGTGCCGCGGAAGCCGGCCAGGACCGCGAACGTGATCAGGCTGAACGGCAGGAACCGCGGGAAGTCGCCGAACCACGTTCCCAGGTGACTCGATCCCTCGACACAACTACTCGTGACGCAGGGCGAGTACAGCGGCGTGAGGTAGTGGTAGTCGTCGACCCAGTACCACTTGTTCATGAAGATCCGGACCGTCGCGTAGGCGATGAAGAACAGCAGGATCACGCCGATGCGCAACGGCGCGAGCCACCAACGATCGGATCTCGCGGTCTTCAGTCCAACTTGCGCGCGACCTGGCGCGCTGACTCCGGTAGCCATCAGAACCGTCCTCGCTTCGCTGCGGGCGGTTCTGCTGGCAGGACGCCGCTCTGCTTATTTATCTCGCTGCGCTCGATCATGGGGCGTGCCTGTCGGGCGCGCCGAAGCCTTCGTGTTCCGCGTCGGTCCACATGGACGCGTCATATTCCACGTCGGGAATCTCCTCGAGTTCCTCCGGAACTGGTCCGGGCCTGTGCCTGGGGTCGGGCGGGCCGAGCTCTGCGAGATCGTCGCTCAGTCGGGCCACGTCGGACACCAGGCGGCGGATGCCGAGGGTGTCACCGTACTCCTGGCTGAGTCTGCCGACGGCCGCATGCAGGGCTTCGAGCGCGCGGACGACTGCGGCGGTGGCTGCAGGGCCGCTGTTTGCCTGAGCGTTGAATTCAGCACCCATGCCGACTCCAGTGATGGTTATGTAGCTGTCAGTATGGGCACACTTTGCCCCTGCCGGGCGCGCAACGGAAGACCCCTCGGCACGGCGTGTTTCCAGTAAGGCTTACCTCAGTTGCGAGTACGCCGACGTGTGGAGTAATGGGGTGAATCCGCCCCGTAGTACAACGAGATTCGCCGGTGGAGTGAGGGTCTCGATCTCGAGCAGACCACGCGGGCTGACCGGTTCGCCGTACCCCTCCCAGGACCACGGCAGCACCCGCTGACCGAGCACCAGTGCGGGGGAACCGTCGAAGCGCACCATCGCCCCGTCCGGTAGTTCGGAGAGGTACTGGGTGGTCGTTCGCTGCCGTCGAGTGCGCGATTCGACCCGCTGGCTGTGCAGTACCGCGTCCATCTCGGCAGCCCTCGGGCGTTGGGCGTGACCTTGCGCCCACGCTCCGGCGTACAGCAGGAAGTCCCTGCGCCGGCAGTAATGACAGGGGCGGTGTCCGGCCGCGAGGGCGACCGCTTCGTCGAAGAAGAACAGGGCGGTCCAGCGGCCGGGCGGCATCGGGTCGCGGTGGACGCCTTTCCAGTCGAGGACGCAGCAGATCCACGCCTTCGACCGCCAGCGGGTGGTGCCGAGGCGGCGGTCGGGGCCGTGCAGGCTGCCGCGGTTGCCCATCAGCAGACCGCGGCCGGGGTCGGCGACGATATCCTGTGTGGGCAGAACCCTGTTCTGCAACGGCATACCCGCATCATCGCGGACGCGGCGGACAGTTTCTGGCAGAGTCGCGACGTGCAGATCGTGGTGGGTGTCGCAGTCGTACGGGACGGCCGGGTGCTGGCGGCGTACCGGCCGGGGCCGGACGGCGGGTGGGAGTTCCCGGGCGGGAAGGTCGAGCCGGGGGAGACCGACGAGCAGGCCGCGGTCCGGGAGATCCGTGAGGAGCTGGACCTGGAGATCAAGGTCGGCGCGTCGCTCGGGCCGGGTGTGGACATCTCCCCGCAGTACCGCCTGCACGTCTACCTGGCGACGGCGCTCGCGGGCGATCCGGTACTGCGGGAGCACTCGGAGCTGAGGTGGTTTGCCGCCGCGGAGCTCGACGAGGCGGACTGGCTGGTGCCCGATCGACCGTTCGTCCGGGAGTTGCCGGCCCGATTGTAAGTGGCGCACGTCACACCGGTCGCAGGCCGTCAACGGGTTTGGACCTGGAGCGATCACGAGCGCAAGGCGTCGCCTGATACCTGAACCGTCACGATTCGGTGACTAGCGCTCGATTCCCATGGCGTCCACACTGCGAGATACATAGGGTTCCCGGCAACCCGGGTGAGCCGGGTGGATGGCCGGGGAGCACTCACCACGAAGGACGGGTGAACGGGCGATGACGCTGGGGGTATCGGAGACGCAGCCCCCCGACGAGGGACTGCCGGCAGACGCGCTTGCCGAAACTTCCGAGGCGAGGGAGATCGAGGGCCGGTCACTCGGCCGGATCGCCTGGACCCGGTTGAAGCGGGACAAGATCGCGGTCATCAGCGCGATCGTGATCCTGCTGATTATCGCGGTGGCGATCTTCGCGCCGTTGATCGTGAAGCTGAACGGATTCCCGCCCGACCAGTTCAACAAGCTGGACGCGGACGGCAACCCGCTGCTGAACACGCGCGACGGCGGTATCCCGATCGGCGGTCTGTGGGGGAGCGGCACCAGTTCGGAGCACTGGCTCGGCGTCGAGCCGCAGAACGGCCGGGACGTGTTCTCGCGCCTGGTCTACGGCACCCGCGTCTCGCTGCTGGTGGCGCTCGGCGGCACGATCATCGCCGTCATCCTGGGCACGGTCATCGGCATGGTGTCGGGGTACTTCGGCGGCTGGGTCGACACGGTGCTCAGCCGGCTGATGGACATCATGCTGAGCTTCCCGTCGCTGCTGTTCGTGATGGCACTGACCCCGGTGATCGCCTCGCGCGGCCAGGACCTGTTCGGCATACCGGACAACAACACGCTGCGGATGGGCGTGCTGATGTTCGTGCTCGGGTTCTTCGGCTGGGCCTATCTGGCCCGGATCGTCCGCGGCCAGGTGCTCTCGCTGCGGGAGCGCGAGTTCGTCGAGGCGGCCAGGTCGCTCGGCGCCGGCCCGTACTACGTGATCTTCCGGCAGGTCCTGCCGAACCTGCTGCCGACGCTGCTGGTGTACACGACGCTGCTGATCCCCAGCTACATCACCGCTGAGGCGGCGCTGTCCTTCCTCGGGGTCGGGATCAAGGAGCCGACCTCGTCGTGGGGCCGGATGATCGCCGACGCGTCGGACTGGATCGAGAGCAACCCGCTGTACCTGTTCTTCCCGGGCTTGGCGCTGTTCATCACCGTGCTGGCGTTCAACCTGCTCGGTGACTCGGTCCGCGACGCCCTCGACCCGCGTGCCGGAAGGGGCTGACCGTGGGCCGTTACCTGATCCGCCGCCTGCTGCAGGCGGTTCTCGTGCTGTTCGTGATCAGCGCGATCACGTTCTTCCTGTTCTGGGCGACGCCGGCCAATCCCGCGTTGCTGATCTGCGGCAAGAACTGCAACACCGAAACGGTCGCCCAGGTCAACGCGACGTACGGCTTCGACGATCCGCTGATCGTCCAGTACGGGAACTACATGCAGGGCCTGGTGAGCCCGTCCGGCCGGACGATCGGTTCCGAGGGCAACGAGCGTGAGTGCGCGTGGCCGTGCTTCGGCGAGTCGTACCAGAACGGCATCCCGGTCTGGAACTCGATCCGGGACGCCTTCCCGGCGACACTCTGGCTGGCCACCGGAGCGGCGATCCTGTGGCTGTTCGCCGGCGTACTGCTCGGACTGATCGCGGCGCTGCGCAAGGGCAAGTTCATCGACAAGCTGAGCGTCGGGCTGGCCTTGTTCGGCGTGTCCTTCCCGACGATCGTGTTCGGCTACCTACTGCTGTACCTGTTCATCGTGAAACTGAACTGGCTCCCGTTCCCGGACACCGCGAACTCCGCGTTGTTCACCGTCGGTCCGGTGAAGTGGCTGCAGTTCTACATCCTGCCGTGGATGACGCTCGCGCTGGTGTTCGCGGCGCTCTACACCCGCCTCACGCGGGCCAACATGATCGACACGATGAACGAGGACTACATCCGCACGGCCCGGGCCAAGGGGCTGGGCGAGCGGACCGTGGTGTTCAAGCACGGGCTGCGGTCCGCGCTGACGCCGATCGTGACGATCTTCGGACTGGACGTCGGCGGTCTGCTGGGCGGCGCGGTCATCACCGAGCAGATCTTCAGTATCACCGGGCTGGGCAAGTTCGCGATCGACTCGGTGCTCAGCAACGACCTGCCCGCGATCATGGGCGTCGTGCTGTTCGCGGCGATCTTCGTGGTGCTCGCGAACATCGTCGTCGACATCCTGTACGCCGTCATCGACCCGCGCGTGCGGCTGTCCTGATCAGGTGAGGTGACATGGTGACCGAATCCGTGACCAGTACGGCGCCGGCCGGCAGCCGAGCCGATCGGCCGTTCCTGGAGGTCAAGGACCTGCAGGTGCACTTCCCGACCGACGACGGTCTCGTGAAGGCGGTCAACGGGCTGAGCTTCACGCTGGAGCGCGGCAAGACGCTCGGCATCGTCGGCGAGTCCGGCTCCGGCAAAAGCGTGTCCAGCCTGGCGATCATGGGTCTGCACAAGGGCAGCCGGGCGCAGGTGACCGGGGAGATCTGGCTGGACGGCGCGGAGCTGGTGTCGATGTCGGTGCCCGAGATCCGCACCCTGCGTGGCCGGAAGGTCGCGATGATCTTCCAGGACCCGCTGTCGGCGATGCACCCGTTCTACCGGGTGGGCGACCAGCTCGTCGAGGCGTACCAGGTGCACAACGACGCCCCGAAGGCGGTGGCCCGCAAGCGGGCGATCGAGCTGCTCGACCGGGTCGGCATCCCCTCGCCGGACAAGCGTTTCTACGACTACCCGCACCAGTTCTCCGGCGGCATGCGGCAGCGCGCGATGATCGCGATGGCGCTGATGTGCGATCCCGCGCTGCTGATCGCCGACGAGCCGACCACCGCGCTCGACGTCACTGTCCAGGCGCAGATCCTCGACCTGATGAAGGACCTGCAGAAGGAGTTCAACTCCGCGATCATCCTGATCACCCACGACCTCGGCGTGGTCGCCAAGATGACCGAGAACGTGGTCGTGATGTACGGCGGCCGGGTGGTCGAGAAGGGAGGCGTCCGGGACATCTTCTACCGTCCGGAGATGCCCTACACCTGGGGGCTGCTCGGCTCGATCCCGCGGGTGAACCGCAGCGGCGACGGCCGGCTCAAGTCGATCCGCGGTACGCCGCCGTCGCTGATCAACCTGCCCAAGGGCTGCCCGTTCCAGCCGCGCTGCGACTACCAGCAGCACGTCGAGGGCCACTCGTGCTCCGCCGAACTGCCGGAGCTGCTCCAGATCGGCCACGACGGCCACCACGTGCGCTGCCACATCGAGCCCGAGCAGCGGCAACGGCTGTTCGCCGACCAGGTCAAGCCGAGCCTCTGATGCCCGAGGAGTGCTGGTGAGTACTACGACATCTGCCGAGCAGACGACCGGCAAGAACCCGGCGCGCGGGGAGCTGCTGCTCGAGACCCGCGGGCTGCAACGCTATTTCCCGGTCACGCGCGGGATCATCTTCCAGAAGCAGACCGGCGCGGTGAAGGCGGTCGACGGCGTCGATCTCAGCATCCACGCCGGCGAGACGCTCGGCGTGGTCGGCGAGTCCGGCTGCGGGAAGACCACCACGGGCCGGTTGGTGACCAGGCTGGACGAGCCGACCGGGGGGTCGATCTCGTTCCTGGGCTCGGACATCACGCACCTGAGCCGGGCGAAGATGCGCCCGTTCCGGCGCGAGATCCAGATGATCTTCCAGGACCCGTTCTCGTCGCTGAACCCGCGGCAGACCGTCGGCGCGATCATCGCGGCGCCGTACGACATCCAGAAGGTGAAGAGCGAGGCCGGCACCAAGAAGACCGTCCAGGAGCTGATGGAGCGGGTCGGGCTGAATCCCGAGCACTACAACCGCTACCCGCACGAGTTCTCCGGCGGTCAGCGGCAGCGGATCGGGGTCGCGCGGGCGCTGGCGCTGCGCCCGAAACTGATCGTCTGCGACGAGCCGGTGTCGGCGCTGGACGTCTCGATCCAGGCGCAGATCGTCAACCTGCTCGAGGACCTGCAGGAAGAGTTCGGCCTCGCCTACCTGTTCATCGCCCACGACCTGTCGGTGATCCGGCACATCTCCGACCGGGTCGCGGTGATGTACCTGGGCAAGGTGGTCGAGACCGCCACCCGCGACGAGCTCTACAACCACGCCCGGCATCCCTACACCCACGCGTTGCTGTCCGCGGTCCCCGAGGCCGATCCGGACGCCGAGCTGCAGCGGGAGCGGATCCGGCTGACCGGCGACGTACCGAGTCCGCTGAACCCGCCGTCGGGCTGCCGGTTCCGGACCCGGTGCTGGAAAGCACAGGAGATCTGCGCCGTGGAGGAACCGCCACTGGTGCAGATCGGTGCCCCGGGCCACCAGGCCGCCTGTCACTTTCCGGAGGAACGGGATGTGATCTGACGATTACGCAGGGCTCTTCCGGGTCAACCGACGGCATGGAAGCGATCACGATCCGGTCAAGCGGCCGATACCGCATTGCGCACTTTGTGAACACGTGAGTTGATGTGCGCGACATGACGAAGATCACTTTCTTCACACCGCCGTGACCCGGCGACAAGTGTCAACACAAGGAAGGAAACACTGGCCATGGATCACCTCAAACGAACCGGTGTGGCGATCGCCGTTGGGTTCGGTCTGAGCCTGACCGCGGTTGCCTGCGGCGGGGGAGACAGCGAGACGCCGGGCGCGCAGGCCACGGCCGGTGCCAAGGGGGGCACCGTTACCGTCTACCACGTCAGCGACGTCGAGCACCTGGACCCGGCGCGGAACTTCGTCACCGACTCGCAGATGATCGGCAAGCTGATCACCCGGACGCTGACGGACTACCGGTACGACGCCAAGGCGAAGAAGATCGTCCTGGAGAAGGACCTCGCCGAGAGCTACGAGTCCAGCCCGGACTTCAAGACCTGGACCTTCAAGCTGAAGGACGGCCTGAAGTACGAGGACGGCTCGCCGATCGTTGCCGCCGACATCAAGTACAACGCCGAGCGGTCGTTCGCCGCGGACATGGCCGAGGGTGCGCCGTACGCGCACGAGTACCTCGACTGCCCGGGGTACAAGGGGCCGTACGTCGCGAACAACAACGGCGGCAAGGGCTGCACCGCGATCGAGGTGCCGGACGAGAAGACGATCGTCTTCAAGCTGAACCGCGCGGTCGCGTCCTTCGACGGCACCGCCAGCATGAAGGTCTTCTCGCCAGTACCGAAGGCGAAGGACACCCGGACGAAGTACGACAACCACCCGGTCGCCTCTGGTCCGTACAAGATCGAGACCTACACCCGCAAGAAGACGCTCGTCCTGGTCCGCAACGACCAGTGGGACCAGAAGACCGACCCGCTGCGCAACGCCCTGCCGGACAAGTTCATCTTCAAGTTCGGTGACGCCGAGGCGACGGTCGACCAGCGGCTGATCGCGAACGGCACGGCGGACCAGAGCTCGCTCAGCTTCGCCGGTGTGCAGCCGGAGAACATCGCCAAGACCAACCAGGCGAGTGTCAAGGACCGCGTGGTCAAGGGCACCGACATCTGCCGCCGCTACATCGCGTTCAACCAGCAGAAGCCGTTGCTGAAGAACCAGAAGCTGCGCGAGGCGCTGTACTACGGCCTGGACCGCACGAGCTACCGCGACGGCCGCGGTGGTGAGCAGCTGGCGGCGGTGGTCGACTCGATCATTCCGCAGGACATGGAGGGCTACAAGGCGGAGGAGCACTTCAAGGCTCCGCCGGAAGGCGACCAGGCGAAGGCCAAGCAGCTGCTGACCGAGGCCGGCTACAAGGGCGAGAAGCTCGTGCTGTCGACGGCGGACTCCGGTCTGGCCGTGAAGGCGGCGGAGGCTGCCCAGGCGTCCTGGAAGGCCGTCGGGATCAACGTCGACATCCAGAAGATCCCGGGTGACAACTACTACTCGACCCAGCAGCAGGACTCCTCGGCGGCGGACCTGATCACCGCCGGCTGGTGCTACGACTGGGCGAGCCTGACGACGATCGTGCCGTCCGTCCTCGGACCCGACACGACCGCGCCGAACAAGGCCGCGCAGAACAACTACGGCCGCAGCCAGGCCGGCTGGGACAAGATGAAGGAGCTGTCCGCGGAGACCGACAAGGGGAAGATCGAGACCGGTCTGTCCGACCTGTACGGCGAGATCATGAAGACGGCCCCGCTGGTGCCGACCGTCCAGGACCTCAACGTGTACGTCGTGGGCTCGAACCTCGACAACGTCGTGGCCGACCCGAACACCGGTGGTCTGCCTGACCTGACGCAGATCGGTGTGAAGAAAGTGAGCTGATCTCAGCACACGAACCGAGGAGGGCGGTGCCGGACGGCACCGCCCTCCGTGCGTTGTGCAGCCCCCGTGTGCTCTCCGTAACTGTATGGGTCGTTTGTACGGGTTG includes:
- a CDS encoding dipeptide ABC transporter ATP-binding protein; protein product: MSTTTSAEQTTGKNPARGELLLETRGLQRYFPVTRGIIFQKQTGAVKAVDGVDLSIHAGETLGVVGESGCGKTTTGRLVTRLDEPTGGSISFLGSDITHLSRAKMRPFRREIQMIFQDPFSSLNPRQTVGAIIAAPYDIQKVKSEAGTKKTVQELMERVGLNPEHYNRYPHEFSGGQRQRIGVARALALRPKLIVCDEPVSALDVSIQAQIVNLLEDLQEEFGLAYLFIAHDLSVIRHISDRVAVMYLGKVVETATRDELYNHARHPYTHALLSAVPEADPDAELQRERIRLTGDVPSPLNPPSGCRFRTRCWKAQEICAVEEPPLVQIGAPGHQAACHFPEERDVI
- a CDS encoding ABC transporter substrate-binding protein — protein: MDHLKRTGVAIAVGFGLSLTAVACGGGDSETPGAQATAGAKGGTVTVYHVSDVEHLDPARNFVTDSQMIGKLITRTLTDYRYDAKAKKIVLEKDLAESYESSPDFKTWTFKLKDGLKYEDGSPIVAADIKYNAERSFAADMAEGAPYAHEYLDCPGYKGPYVANNNGGKGCTAIEVPDEKTIVFKLNRAVASFDGTASMKVFSPVPKAKDTRTKYDNHPVASGPYKIETYTRKKTLVLVRNDQWDQKTDPLRNALPDKFIFKFGDAEATVDQRLIANGTADQSSLSFAGVQPENIAKTNQASVKDRVVKGTDICRRYIAFNQQKPLLKNQKLREALYYGLDRTSYRDGRGGEQLAAVVDSIIPQDMEGYKAEEHFKAPPEGDQAKAKQLLTEAGYKGEKLVLSTADSGLAVKAAEAAQASWKAVGINVDIQKIPGDNYYSTQQQDSSAADLITAGWCYDWASLTTIVPSVLGPDTTAPNKAAQNNYGRSQAGWDKMKELSAETDKGKIETGLSDLYGEIMKTAPLVPTVQDLNVYVVGSNLDNVVADPNTGGLPDLTQIGVKKVS